A window from Solanum stenotomum isolate F172 chromosome 7, ASM1918654v1, whole genome shotgun sequence encodes these proteins:
- the LOC125870866 gene encoding RNA-binding protein BRN1, translated as MAELQREEEQQNEESVKLFVGQVPKNMTESQLVEMFQEFAIIVDEVNIIKDKTTRASRGCCFVICPSREEADKAVNACHNKKTLPGASSPLQVKYADGELERLEHKLFVGMLPKNVSDPEVSALFSQYGVIKDLQILRGSQQTSKGCAFLKYEKKEQAVAAIDALHGKHKMEGATVPLVVKWADTEKERQARRAQKSLSHASDSRQHPSLFGALPMGYMPPYNGYGYQTPGAYGLMQYRLPSMQNQSAFQNIVPPINQASALRGGAPDLSPGISPRNYAMSPGSYGSAYPAVPGIQYSMPYPGGVMNTRPPSGSPGSIPPSTTNSHSAASSSVSSSTGGQVEGPPGANLFIYHIPQEFGDQELANAFQPFGRVVSAKVFVDKATGVSKCFGFVSYDSTAAAQTAISMMNGCQLGSKKLKVQLKRDNKQNKHY; from the exons ATGGCGGAGTTGCAGAGGGAGGAGGAGCAGCAGAACGAAGAGAGCGTGAAGTTGTTTGTAGGTCAAGTACCGAAGAACATGACGGAATCACAACTTGTCGAAATGTTCCAAGAGTTTGCTATTATTGTTGATGAAGTCAACATCATCAAAGATAAAACTACGCGTGCTTCTCGAG GCTGTTGTTTTGTGATCTGTCCATCTAGAGAAGAAGCGGATAAGGCAGTTAATGCATGCCACAACAAAAAGACGCTTCCCGGG GCTTCTAGTCCGTTGCAAGTAAAGTATGCTGATGGCGAGTTGGAAAGACTAG AGCACAAGCTTTTTGTTGGTATGCTTCCAAAGAATGTCTCCGATCCTGAAGTATCTGCCTTGTTCTCTCAATATGGAGTCATTAAAGATTTGCAGATTCTCAGAGGTTCTCAGCAAACTAGTAAAG GATGTGCTTTTCTGAAGTATGAGAAAAAAGAACAAGCAGTTGCAGCAATAGATGCCCTCCATGGAAAGCATAAGATGGAG GGTGCTACTGTCCCTTTGGTAGTCAAATGGGCAGATACTGAAAAGGAAAGGCAAGCCCGGAGGGCTCAGAAATCTCTATCTCATGCTTCCGACTCTAGACAGCATCCCTCTTTGTTTGGAGCCCTACCTATGGGTTACATGCCACCATACAATGGCTATGGTTATCAG ACTCCTGGGGCATATGGGCTCATGCAGTATCGCCTACCATCAATGCAGAATCAGTCTGCATTTCAGAATATAGTCCCACCAATAAACCAAGCAAGTGCTCTGCGTGGAGGTGCACCTGATCTTTCACCTGGAATTAGCCCAAGAAATTATGCCATGTCACCTGGAAGTTATGGATCCGCTTACCCTGCTGTTCCAGGGATTCAGTATTCAATGCCATATCCTGGAGGTGTTATGAATACCAGACCACCAAGTGGTTCTCCTGGTTCAATTCCCCCTAGTACGACCAACAGTCATTCTGCAGCATCTTCAAGTGTCAGTTCAAGTACAGGGGGTCAGGTTGAAG GTCCACCTGGTGCTAATCTATTTATTTACCATATTCCTCAAGAATTTGGTGATCAAGAGCTTGCAAATGCATTTCAGCCTTTTGGTAGGGTTGTGAGTGCCAAGGTTTTCGTTGACAAAGCAACTGGTGTTAGCAAATGTTTTG GATTTGTAAGTTATGACTCTACAGCAGCTGCACAAACTGCAATCAGTATGATGAATGGTTGCCAATTAGGTAGTAAGAAGTTGAAGGTTCAGCTTAAAAGGGACAACAAACAGAATAAACATTATTGA
- the LOC125870893 gene encoding uncharacterized protein LOC125870893, with protein sequence MAKKNKRRRNNAAASSSGRVPQDNKTPKELKAKGKLAKKSNLNSAQMKEAEATAQSQSRNMEKNIKDGNQGNNVEATPRSQSRNKEKNIKDGNQGKNVEATPRSQSRNKEMNIKDGNQGKNVEATPRSQSRNKEKNIKDDNQGNNFDKKDARKSLNIKNGNKGKGSASEMRVDVEDGKADKGIGGVIFICNAKTKDDCFKYHVMGVSAMKKDIILGIKPGVKLYLFDVDLKLMYGIYEASSAGGMKLEPAAFGGDFPAQVRFRIYKDCLPLTENLFKRAIQENYDERTHKFKTELTFKQVGQLKKLFTPAPWLHPTSKHSVSYPVSLPPSAAPLPSKEPSTEHVGLQYGRSKAGENFSSYGHERERQQHAGHLIMPREVDSEPRFLTEKEYRSYGLQSAKHPQAFSSAVVDRTLDHYESEQGREHLRTNPTGITSDAALARKETVLTEPLFPSEREYRTYGLKFRSEIPPTVAPAVESGATGISATPTKHGLLNHVKDKYDPYDESTTSLVNRYLSLPRMVVAPVVSYSLTGRESFVSDPYSAIGIKGHTGKFHAENEGAYPPTGRFHAENERAYPPTGRFHTENERAYPPMGRFHTENERAYPPTERFYTENERAYPPTGRFHTENERANPPTERFNSENERAYPPTERFNSENERAYPPTGRFHSANERAYPSTERFSSENERAYPLTGRFHTENERAYPPTWRLNTENERAYPPYAPQLPPEYGLKYHHARDEPRYPAFVSSRYSLGEPSAPHR encoded by the exons ATGGCCAAGAAAAACAAGAGAAGGAGAAATAATGCGGCTGCATCTAGTTCTGGAAGAGTACCTCAAGACAATAAAACCCCGAAGGAACTAAAGGCTAAAGGTAAACTTGCAAAAAAATCCAACTTAAACTCTGCACAAATGAAAGAAGCTGAGGCCACTGCACAGTCTCAATCCAGAAACATGGAGAAGAACATAAAAGATGGCAACCAAGGGAATAATGTTGAGGCGACTCCACGATCTCAATCCAGAAACAAGGAGAAGAACATAAAAGATGGCAACCAAGGAAAGAATGTTGAGGCCACTCCACGATCTCAATCCAGAAACAAGGAGATGAACATAAAAGATGGCAACCAAGGAAAGAATGTTGAGGCCACTCCACGATCTCAATCCAGAAACAAGGAGAAGAACATAAAAGATGACAATCAAggaaataattttgataaaaaagatgCTAGGAAGTCcctaaacataaaaaatggaaaCAAAGGAAAGGGAAGTGCAAGTGAAATGAGGGTAGATGTGGAGGACGGAAAAGCTGACAAGGGTATTGGTGGAGTGATTTTCATTTGTAATGCAAAGACCAAAGATGATTGTTTTAAATATCATGTGATGGGTGTCTCAgctatgaagaaggacattatTTTGGGAATCAAACCTGGTGTCAAGCTTTATCTCTTTGATGTTGATCTTAAACTCATGTATGGTATTTATGAGGCCTCATCTGCTGGTGGAATGAAACTTGAACCAGCGGCATTTGGTGGGGACTTCCCAGCGCAG GTTCGCTTCAGGATTTACAAGGACTGCCTTCCATTGACGGAGAATTTGTTCAAGAGAGCAATTCAAGAGAATTATGATGAAAGGACTCACAAGTTCAAGACTGAGTTGACATTTAAGCAG GTAGGGCAGTTGAAAAAGCTGTTTACGCCAGCACCATGGCTTCATCCAACTTCCAAACATTCTGTGTCATATCCAGTTAGTCTGCCCCCATCAGCAGCACCTTTACCTAGCAAGGAACCTTCCACGGAGCATGTTGGATTGCAATACGGAAGAAGCAAAGCAGGTGAGAATTTTTCATCATATGGTCATGAAAGGGAAAGGCAGCAGCATGCAGGCCACCTTATCATGCCTAGAGAGGTTGACAGTGAACCTCGTTTCCTCACTGAGAAAGAATATAGAAGCTATGGTCTTCAATCAGCAAAGCATCCGCAGGCCTTTTCTTCTGCAGTAGTTGACCGCACATTGGATCATTATGAATCTGAACAAGGAAGGGAACATCTCCGAACAAATCCCACTGGGATTACTAGTGATGCGGCTTTAGCACGAAAAGAAACTGTACTTACTGAACCTTTGTTTCCAAGCGAAAGGGAGTATCGAACTTACGGCCTCAAGTTTCGCAGTGAAATACCTCCTACTGTTGCTCCTGCTGTGGAAAGTGGTGCTACAGGAATTTCAGCCACACCTACCAAACATGGTTTACTAAATCATGTTAAGGATAAGTATGATCCTTATGACGAGAGTACTACCTCACTTGTAAACCGATATCTCTCTCTGCCTCGGATGGTGGTAGCACCTGTAGTGTCATACTCTTTGACAGGCAGGGAGTCTTTTGTAAGTGACCCCTATTCTGCAATTGGCATCAAAGGCCATACGGGGAAATTCCACGCTGAAAATGAAGGAGCATATCCACCAACGGGAAGATTCCACGCTGAAAATGAAAGAGCATATCCACCAACGGGAAGATTCCACACTGAAAATGAAAGAGCATATCCACCAATGGGGAGATTCCACACTGAAAATGAAAGAGCGTATCCACCAACGGAGCGATTCTACACTGAAAATGAACGAGCATACCCACCAACGGGGAGATTCCACACTGAAAATGAAAGAGCAAATCCACCAACGGAGAGATTCAACAGTGAAAATGAAAGAGCATATCCACCAACGGAGAGATTCAACAGTGAAAATGAAAGAGCATATCCGCCAACGGGGAGATTCCACTCTGCAAATGAAAGAGCATATCCATCAACGGAGAGATTCAGCAGTGAAAATGAAAGAGCATATCCACTAACGGGGAGATTCCACACTGAAAATGAAAGAGCATATCCACCGACGTGGAGATTAAACACTGAAAATGAAAGAGCATATCCACCATATGCTCCTCAATTACCACCAGAGTACGGCTTGAAATATCACCATGCTAGGGATGAGCCTAGGTACCCAGCTTTTGTCTCATCTCGCTATTCCCTTGGGGAACCATCTGCACCTCATCGCTGA
- the LOC125871693 gene encoding uncharacterized protein LOC125871693 encodes MAGDSTPATGKTLPSGSMEVKERRKWGVSASDVASHFGTSGMSVAAATAITHPLDVLKVRLQMQLVGQRGPLVGMGRLSLQVVESEGLRSLYLGLAPSLMRSVLYGGLRLGLYEPSKYLCELAFESTNILVKIASGAFSGAVATALTNPVEVLKVRMQMNTRSSLGPIHEMRRIASEEGVRALWKGVGPAMARAATLTASQLATYDESKQALIKYTPLEEGFHLHLISSTIAGSVSTVMTAPMDMVKTRLMLQRKSNCAGLYRNGLHCAYQVLRTEGPSGLYKGGFAIFARLAPQTMITFVLCEKLRGMAGLKAI; translated from the exons ATGGCCGGCGACTCGACGCCGGCAACCGGGAAAACTCTCCCTTCAG GATCCATGGAGGTGAAGGAGAGACGAAAATGGGGTGTTTCAGCCTCAGATGTTGCGTCTCATTTTGGTACAAGTGGAATGTCTGTTGCTGCTGCAACTGCAATCACTCATCCTTTAG ATGTTTTGAAAGTTAGACTGCAGATGCAACTTGTTGGTCAGAGAGGTCCTTTGGTCGGAATG GGGAGGCTTTCTCTTCAAGTAGTTGAAAGCGAAGGACTGAGATCCTTGTATCTGGGATTGGCaccttcattgatgaggtcagtTCTTTATGGTGGTCTCCGTTTAGGATTATACGAACCATCAAAATATCTCTGTGAATTGGCTTTTGAGTCCACCAATATCTTGGTGAAGATTGCATCTGGAGCATTCTCAGGGGCCGTTGCCACAGCACTGACCAATCCTGTGGAAGTCTTGAAG GTACGGATGCAAATGAACACAAGATCAAGCTTAGGACCAATCCATGAAATGAGGAGAATTGCTTCAGAAGAAGGAGTAAGAGCTCTTTGGAAGGGAGTTGGGCCCGCTATGGCTAGAGCTGCCACTTTGACTGCGTCTCAGTTGGCCACATATGATGAATCCAAGCAGGCACTAATAAAGTATACGCCCCTGGAGGAGGGATTTCACCTTCATCTCAT CTCAAGTACCATCGCAGGGTCAGTAAGCACGGTTATGACAGCACCAATGGACATGGTTAAAACCCGTCTTATGTTGCAGAGAAAATCAAATTGTGCCGGACTGTACAGAAATGGATTGCACTGTGCATATCAG GTACTTCGCACTGAAGGTCCTTCTGGTCTTTACAAAGG AGGCTTTGCAATATTTGCAAGATTGGCTCCACAAACCATGATTACTTTTGTACTCTGCGAGAAGCTTCGGGGGATGGCTGGACTAAAGGCCATTTGA